In one window of Zingiber officinale cultivar Zhangliang chromosome 11A, Zo_v1.1, whole genome shotgun sequence DNA:
- the LOC122030831 gene encoding uncharacterized protein LOC122030831 has translation MQNNSASSLLLSRNGSFRVETLGQTALHIVGNLCFAAFVFFVLAFTIIAATYRPDDPLLLPSSPSASSSKLTAFLTSSTNATFRPDDAPLRTGEDFLNSSATSSSTSSSYDDAVIIHLSDLPDSNASSSDADCDDSGPINCANPEVFHLMMRATIESFRDVHFYRFGKPVNGGDADGSCDMAWRFRPKDAKRVGFYKDYRRFLVVRSPSCTYSVVKIGEYHTGTNARKKKRLPKGGSDGAGEFVRKGKGGNASSGLDPLVVPVVGDAVNDALPVIESESKFSSGKYLIYSGGGDRCKNMNHYLWSFLCALGEAQYLNRTLVMDLTICLSSKYSSMNQDEEGKDFRFYFDFEHLRDSASVLDQRQFWNDWGMWQKKDKLTLHLVEDFRITPMKLEKLKDHLIMRKFGAVEPDNYWYRVCEGETEAVIQRPWHLIWKSRRLMDIVSGIASKLKWDFDAVHVVRGEKARNTQLWPNLATDTSPESLLSTLEHQIVEGRQLYIATDEPDGSFFDPLKEKYNTHFLEDFKELWGESSEWYEETKKLNNGIPVEFDGYMRGEADTEVFLRGKKQLETFNDLTSDCKDGINTCRTTS, from the coding sequence ATGCAGAACAATAGTGCTTCATCGTTGCTTCTGAGCCGGAACGGGAGCTTCCGGGTCGAGACGCTGGGCCAGACCGCCCTCCACATTGTCGGCAATCTCTGCTTTGCAGCATTTGTCTTCTTCGTCCTTGCATTCACCATAATTGCAGCCACCTACCGCCCCGACGACCCTCTCCTCCTTCCCTCTTCCCCCTCCGCCTCCTCCTCCAAGCTTACAGCCTTTCTCACCTCCTCCACCAACGCCACCTTTCGTCCCGACGACGCCCCTCTCCGAACAGGAGAGGACTTCCTCAACTCCTCCGCCACTTCCTCCTCTACCTCATCTTCCTACGATGACGCCGTCATCATCCACCTGTCCGATCTCCCTGACTCCAACGCTTCGTCCTCCGACGCCGACTGCGACGATTCCGGCCCTATCAACTGCGCCAACCCAGAGGTCTTCCACCTCATGATGCGCGCCACCATCGAGTCCTTCCGCGACGTCCATTTCTACCGCTTTGGCAAACCTGTCAACGGTGGCGATGCTGACGGTTCCTGCGACATGGCCTGGCGGTTCCGCCCCAAGGACGCTAAGCGCGTGGGCTTCTATAAGGACTACCGCCGCTTTCTGGTCGTCCGCTCCCCCAGCTGCACCTACTCCGTGGTCAAGATCGGCGAGTACCACACCGGTACCAACGCCCGGAAGAAGAAGAGGCTGCCCAAGGGAGGCTCCGATGGCGCAGGCGAGTTCGTGCGCAAGGGCAAAGGGGGCAACGCTTCCTCGGGTTTGGACCCCCTCGTTGTCCCAGTGGTAGGCGACGCCGTCAACGACGCTCTCCCAGTCATCGAATCCGAGAGCAAGTTCAGCAGCGGCAAGTACCTAATCTACTCCGGCGGTGGAGATCGGTGCAAGAACATGAATCATTACTTGTGGAGCTTCCTCTGTGCCCTCGGCGAAGCCCAGTACTTGAACCGGACCCTGGTGATGGACCTTACCATATGCCTCTCCTCCAAGTACTCCTCCATGAATCAGGACGAGGAGGGTAAGGACTTCAGGTTCTACTTCGACTTCGAGCACTTGAGGGACTCCGCCTCCGTCCTCGACCAGCGCCAGTTCTGGAACGACTGGGGCATGTGGCagaagaaggacaagctcacgcTCCACCTCGTGGAGGACTTCCGAATCACACCGATGAAGCTGGAGAAACTGAAGGACCACCTAATCATGCGCAAGTTTGGGGCCGTCGAGCCGGACAACTACTGGTACAGGGTATGCGAGGGGGAGACAGAGGCGGTGATCCAGCGACCATGGCACCTGATCTGGAAATCCCGCCGTCTAATGGACATCGTCTCCGGCATCGCTTCCAAGCTGAAATGGGATTTTGATGCCGTCCACGTAGTCAGAGGGGAGAAGGCGCGGAACACGCAGCTGTGGCCGAATTTGGCAACGGACACCTCGCCGGAGTCCCTTCTGTCGACTCTGGAGCACCAGATTGTGGAGGGCCGGCAGCTGTACATCGCCACCGATGAGCCTGACGGTTCTTTCTTTGACCCGCTGAAGGAGAAGTACAACACTCACTTTCTTGAGGATTTCAAGGAGTTGTGGGGGGAAAGCAGCGAGTGGTACGAGGAGACGAAGAAGTTGAACAATGGGATTCCGGTGGAGTTCGATGGGTACATGAGGGGGGAGGCGGACACAGAAGTGTTCCTGAGGGGGAAGAAGCAACTGGAGACCTTCAACGATCTCACCAGCGACTGCAAAGACGGCATCAACACTTGTCGCACCACTTCCTGA